tttaattaataattggtgatatttccacaagtatccttcaagaaatcaattttataacgaattctgaaagttatcgattaaaattgcaacatcgaaaatgttatcaaaacttcaaatattgttttctcaaaaactaaaagttatttttcaaaacgtgttggttcattggaaagaggacacttttattaacattttaggaaattttcatactcatattcaaagaaatcgattttatatgaatttttaaaagttaatcggcgaaaattgcaaaattggaaaaaattgtcgatcatttcaaaaatttatttctcaggaactgaaagtgatttttcaaaacacatagttgccggatatccgttccaccactaatttacagtatatatttatgtatatacAATTTACATAGTTGCAGCTTTCAGACTTCAATCTGCAACTATGCTTTTTTTTCCAAACAGCGACTGTATTTTATGATAGATAATCTTGTCAGTATGGTCTTTACTTAGCTATGATGTTTACATTAAAATGACAATTTAAGTCAACCATAAACgtcataaacataaaataatacttCAAAGAAAGGGATCAAAAAGAATCTTTTAATGGCCAAAAAGCAATTCGGTGTAATTTTTGAACCTGAAGTGAAAGCACCAgcagattttattttaatacaaaagaagttaataataaaaaatatatataatattaataataataaaaaattttatttatttattttagcaCATGGTTTCGaacgttttattaataaatttcttaataactaATACAATTagtatgatttaaaaatatttcaatcaGATTAAGTtaacatattattttaattttttgttttttattagtcattttgtcattttaaaaatgaaaactaaAAAGGCAATCGATCGAGATGAAACGATTTTTCTACCGGAAGTAAAACCCCCGGCCGATTTCATAATCGTGCAAAAGAAGATAATATCGGAAGCTGCCGAGATGCAAAACAAGAAGTTCATATCGAACTTGAAAAAATCCGGATTGACTGTTGAATATGTTGATGGAGTGAGATACACggatttagtttttattaaaattaaggcgCCCGATGATGTCTTAAAACGTTTGTGTGGTATTCACGGTTTATTTCCAACGTATCAACATGATAACACCATGCCGGAGTATACAAGGTGGCTCAAATGCCTGAAAACagttatttctttaaaaccgaTTATTCAAGATCCAATATTTCAAAGATGCaggtttgttattatttaattcgaATTAAATTGGagttagtttttaatttttagtcgTTCTGTGAGGGGGGAAGAAAATGTAACATTTACGAGTTGCGAAAAAATCACTTTGGTTACGTGTGTTATGGAAAGAACGTCGTATGGAAGTTCAGAATACGAAGAGGGATTAGACAATTTATTAGAGAGTAAGAATTTTGTGGATGCTTATCCTTTACATGATGGACCAGCTGAGTGGACTACTTCCGGCCCATTAAATGACAGACAagttaatcatttaaaaaaatcgtattaaatctaattaacttatttcttattaatttagattttggCAAGATACTGGGCTAGTTGGTGGATGATATGTAAATTCCAACCGCTTCatatcatttataaatattacgGATCTGAAGTTGCTTTTCATTACGCTTGGTTAGAATACTACACAAAGCTCTTGTTAATCCCACTTCTTGGtggaattattgttattatgattggatattattatttatatttatctccAGAAATGATTGAAAGAGTGTAAGttataaaaacatattaacaagttttattcctttttatcatttaacaCTGTACAATAATTTTACCTAAACAAAGCTTCCCTTGTTGGTACAACCGTTCTACTATTCGTGTTATTAAGGAAAAGCTATAATTTCACAAAAGGTGGAAGTCCGGTGGATGGAACTGTGATTATctatctttttcaattttgcgtCGTAGATCTAAGAAATTAATAGCTGCTGATTACAGACTGATTGCTGTTGGGGAAGCCAAAGAAGATACGGTCGTTTGTTAATAGCAAAAAGAGTTTTTCATCCGGCATGCCAGCCTCAATGACTTCCATTGATGGAACTATAGTTGACTGGATTACTTATCGTCTGTTTTTGTAGATGGCAAAATCGACAGCTCAGTGGTTGCCCATGTGTCTGGAGTTTTGCCGTGGTCTTCTAGCCCTGGCTCGGATGGTATTCCAACTTCATTCTTAAAAGAGTTTGCTACTGAGCTGTCAACGCCACTGTCAAAGTCTTTACTTGAAGGTGTTTTCCCAAGTATGTGGAAAACGGCTTTCGTTATTCCAATATTTAAATCCGGTGATAAACAGTTGGTATCCTATTTCTACCCTTTCAGCATCCCCAAGGTGTTTGATCGGTGGAGTCTAATCTGTTGTCCTATGTAAACTTTATTCATTCTGCTTTAAATGAGAATACTCAGGTTGATCATACTATTCTTGTACAGAAACATATCTATCTAACGTATCTAACAGAAATCAAGCGGTCAGGATTGGTAGCTTTGTAtctgattatttttaatattaattttcgttattatgaAGATGTTTTGTTGGGGATATTTTCCTTGTATGCATCCcgaatatgtaataaataaatcaataaataagcAAGTTCTAGCATGCAAAAATACcaagaaagagaaaaaaggTTGTTGGTGTCAGTCGAAATGGttctaattgattaaaaatatctttgtgTTACTCATTAACAGCAAGGCATGTTAAtagcattaaaaaatatgttttccaGAACTTTCAAAAACATGAAATTATGAGAAAAGTTGATTGGTTTGAATCAAAATGGTTCCAATTGGTTCTAATCTTTCTTATATTTCTCTACTtctataaattctttttactaGATTACAATTGGGTTCATGCTAGGTTCATAACCCCTTAAATATTGGctgattaaataaattattaacgagagaattaaaatttattaatataattaatttttttatatcaattcaTCTAATACAGTGAATTTTACTTAACcatttgtgtcccaagaagtcaaaaatgttgaaactttgtgacagaattaaaacgctatcaaaatacactcagtaaacccctttggaatcaattttagcaaaatatgcaatccccaCATTCCAGGGTACTTGAGTTGCTTTAgcagaacaattttcacaacttcctctttcttttgaATTTGCGCTGACATTTTCGTGGACGcagtaaatttgaatatttatttatcagaccTGTAGCTACAGAACGACGAAAATCTGatagaatattgagaaaaaacatactgagcaaaaactaacattttcgcataatctaagtgtcaaaaagatgctaattcaaaaattcctggaagccgtgtttattgaaattaagaaatgaaacttattttaaattgaagcttaaagctttttgtttaaatcgatatataataatcggtcggttggattggaaaaatattgaaaaaaaatgttgaaacaaaacttacattttcgtataacctaaacgtatcaaaaaaagatgctaatttaaaaattcctggaagccgtatttattgaaatttaggaatgagacttgccctaaattaaagctcaaagtcttctctttaaaatgatgtataataattattgggttggattggaaaaatattgagaaaaaaaatgttgaaacaaaacttacattttcgtataacctaaaagtgtcaaaaaagatgctaatttaaaaattcctgaaagccgtatttattgaaattaaggaatgagacttgttctgaattaaagctcaaagctttctctttaaaatgatgtataataattgttgggttggattggaaaaatatcgagaaaaaaaatgttaaaataaaacttacattttcgtataacctaaaagtgtcaaaaaagatgataatttaaaaattcctggaaggcgtatttattgaaattaaggaatgagacttattctaaattaaagctcaaagctttctctttaaaatgatgtataataattgttgggttggattggaaaaatattgagaaaaagaatgttgaaacaaaatttacattttcttataACCTAAacgtgtcaaaaaaagatgctaatttaaaaattcctggacgccgtatttattaaaattaaggaatgagacttgttctgaattaaagctcaaagctttctttttaaaatgatgtataataattgttgggttggattggaaaaatattgagaaaaaaaatgttaaaataaaacttacattttcgtataacctaaaagtgtcaaaaaagatgataatttaaaaattcctggaaggcgtatttattgaaattaaggaatgagacttattctaaataaaagctcaaaactttctctttaaaatgatgtataatatttgttgggatggattgcaaaaatattaagaaaaaaaatgttgaaacaaaacttacatattcgtataacctaaaagtgtcaaaaaaattcctggaagccgtatttattggaattaaggaatgagacttattctaaattaaagctcaacgctttctctttaaaatgatgtataataattgttgggttggataggaaaaatattgaaaaaaaaaatgttgaaacaaaacatacatttttGTGTAACCTAAACGTGtcaaaaaaatatactaatttaaagattcctggaagccgtatttattgaaattaaggaatgcgACTAgctctaaattaaagctcaaagctttctctttaaaatgatgtataatgattgttgggttggatgggaaaaatattgagaaacaaaatgttgaaataaaacttacattttcgtataacctaaacgTGTCagaaaaagatgctaatttaaaaattcctggaagccgtatttattggaattaaggaatgagacttgttctaaataaaagctcaaagctttctctttaaaatgatgtgtacTAATTggtgggttggattggaaaaatattgagaaaaaaattgttgaaacaaaacttacatgttcgtataacctaaaagtgtcaaaaaagatgctaatttaaaaattcctggaagacgtatttattggaattaaggaatgagatttgttctaaattaaagctcaaagctttctctttaaaatgatgtgtaataattggtgggttgggttggaaaaatattgagaaaaaaaattttgaaacaaaacttacattttcgtataacctaaaagtgtcaaaaaagatgttaattaaaaacatcctggaggccgtatttattgaaattaaggaatgagacttattctaaattaaagctcaaagctttctctttaaaatgatgtataataattgttgggttggattgcaaaaatagtgagaaaaagaatgttttacactagcactatcactagaactaacttgtagcactagtgttagttgagttttaatagttatttagcCTTAGAttgtgttatatttttattgaacgaaaagtagaactaactctaaACCTAAAAtcagaaacattcaggtttagccgtacgtctcttaagacggaaaCTCATAGTTATCATAAGAACGTCACCTTTTCTAAGCAAAacatttcctttgcaaaactacccaatgcctgtactattaagctatgttgcattttatgtggagTTATTCATATATTAtgaattatatgaaattcccagTTTACAAAGTCAATAACATcgaaatattataatatacagtgtgtacaaaaagtatggaataatggttctacagcctaaacttcaagttatattaaagaaagtttcaaataaaagttactttacactattttccgcatatcttggcgtagaaataaaataaaaatgatgacggCAGTCTGAGTTACGACACGGTGggtgtgttttttaaatggaacaccctgtatattttaaggtttttggatTCCTTTTGAAAAGGTGTTGCAAAATGCCAATAaggttttaatgctttaaactgcatagttttcgagatattgaaactattatttaaaaaggtttgacgtaggccacttagtttattttattttaacactaatgtAAAATTGCATATATTATGGGGATTTTTCGTTAGGAACACAGTTTGTAACGAAGATGTTTggagtcggtataagctccgcccatccctgtgacgtcaaggcttaggttgtctattccATAATTTGGTTGTCGCTAcgtcaaatctttttaaataaaagtttcgatatctcgaaaactatgcagtttaaagtattaaaatcTTATAGCATTTTGCAACCTTGTCAAAAGAaatccaaaaactttaaacaatacagggtgttccatttaaaaaacacactcACCATGTCGTAACTCAGACTGCCgtcaagatttttattttcttttacgccaagatatgcggaaagtagtttcaagtaacttttatttaaaactttttttaatataagttgaagtttaggctgtagaaccattattccatactttttgtacaccctgtatgtataataataattatttttaggagaGAAATTTGtttctcaaaaatgaaaatatgtCCAGAATGTACATTTAAACaatgtttttacaaaaatcttGAGGAATATTGTGATGTGGCAAAATGGTCGTTTAtaatagataataattttactaTAGGTCTCGCTGTTTTTCTAACAATTTGGGGTAAGatatttaataacttaattatttttttaatacttgattaattaatgaattaatttttttacaggAACCGTTTTCGTCGAATTATGGAATCGGCACGAAAGCATTTTAGCATACAAATGGAATTTGCACAGATCAGCGGACCAACTTGACgaattgtatataaaaaacaatttctttttcgtattttttaattgtatttggTTTTTAAGGCCTAGTTATAAAATTCGCgttaaaaattacaagaggtataataaatttactcAGACTGAAGAATATTATACACCTATTTTTAAACGATTAGGATggtattttatttcaactacTGTTTGTTTCTTgtttgtaagtttttttttttttgcattttttaatacaacaaaacctcgatataacgaacCTGTGGAATAACCCgagttggattctatctatAATAGATAATATTTCGAGGTTTCACTGTATcacattcaaattttaaacaatttatttaatttgtagTTCCTCACTGTAATTATTACGGATGGGTTAATTTGTATCACGGAACATTACGTGGAATATTCCATTCACAAATATGAAATATCATGGGCGTTGGATTGGTCGGGCACGATTGTCAAATTTTACAGCGCATTTACAACAATCCTTTTTATGCAGTTATATGCACCAGTAATTTGTTATAACAACatcatatttatatatttttttaatttttatttgtagcaaTTAGATAGAATATCAGAAAAACTCACCGATAAAGAGTACCATCGCACTAGGgaaagatatcttaattcgtaCCTCTTTAAAAGTTACGTTATGAATTTTGCAAATAGTTACTTAATGTTGATTTATACAgcatattttaaagaaattaattacacGAATCCTTCAGATTCGGATGTTTATGACGACGTATTTGGTATAGCTGCTGATGTTTGTCCTCCTGGAATGGGTTGTGTTGCTAGTTTATCAGCAAATGTTACGTTTACTTTTTTGAGAGATTATATCTTAGAACTTATAGTTAATATTTATCGCGTTTtgtaagatatttaaaaattttttttatttcgtttcattttctttatttttgattaggAACTTTGTTGGAGCGTATAGAAGGATTAAAAGTGCAAAGAAAGCGAAAGGAGAGTGGAGTAATATTCCCCAATGGGAACATGAATATTCTTTAATTCCAGCAAATACACTTTTCCTTGCAGAAAGTTATATGTCAATCGGTTGgtgaaacatttaaattaattaacttaaaattcaCAACGAAATTTGTAGTTTTAGAGTTTGGtttattgacattttttattgcatcGGTTCCACTTCTTCCGATATTAGCAGTAATTAACAACCTGATTGAATGTAGACTGACAGCTTATGCACTTGTTAGAAAAACGAGGAGAAATGTTGCGAAGAAAGTTTATGGGATTGCTGGTTGGAGGAGGGTTATGCTGATAGTCCTAAGACTTTGCTTTTTTATTGGTGTAAAAGACgctaagaaatttaatttatttttctaaatctcTTTGTTTAATTAGGGGAGTATAATTGCTTTTACATCTACATTTGTCGACAGAATGGTGTATTATTTTCAACATGATTATTGTATGAGCGGATTTATTAACCAGTCTATTTCTAGTTAGTGTTTTTAtagattattaaatatttttaaaaatatatttcatttcaGTATTCTTAGTTGATGATTACAGCGATAAGATGAAAAACCGATTAAGAGCTGAATATCCAAAcgttgaaacttgtttttataCTGGAcaaaaaaacagttttaatcATACACAGCCCTACGAAAAATCACATAAATACTACGAACTCCTCGCACTTAGATTAGTAGTTATTGTTGTTTATATGGTAAAGTAATTCATAGAGCATTAagaaataatcaataatttcttttccAGCACGTTGTTTATTTTGCCAATAgtatcatttcattttttatccCAAAAGTGCCTACAACAATTAAGGATGCTCTCGCATACGACGATTTTATGAAGAGGACTGGGAAGGCAGCATCAAAACAAGGAAAGgtttaatataatttagaaataaagtgttaatttttattagtaaTGTTTCAACAGTGAttgtaattcattaaaatttactctccaaaaatgtattttaatttttactatttatggatcattttgaacaacctGATCTAAAATTGCTCAAAACATCTATAAAgttgcaaaattgttcaaacCAGACATTTGaaaccggcgagacgatagcaacaaaccgctcagcaacaaattttttcctttatatttccacctacttctagagcccatatcttcgttatctagaaagatagcaTCAATTTACCTCagaattaccaaacttcacggccttgtgcagccgttgcCAGATAGAAATTCAACAAATcgtttacatattcggaaagagctgaccttggactatcttattccgagttttcgtccatCAATATCTGTCGGCGTCTGTAAAGAAAATGTTCCTGAAAAAGAGCctacagttggcaacaaactttacttttgtatttccatctatgtacttttcggacggatatctttgttatttataacgctagcggaaaactaagcacacggttggaaagcttggtcgttACTCTATcataaaccgagttttcgtccgccgatatggtgataatgagagcaagaaaaaataagaaacgtcgtgCTATCACGAATTTTTGGCGTggctaaaccacgcttgggttaataactctcttatatgACGGGGAggaaactctagaactatattcatccTATGgcaaattttctgctcttttcatcggtatataacacatctcaatcacacgtttgcacaatcgtttttcagcccagcaacaaactttttccttgtATTTCCGTCTACTTCTAGGGccaatattttcgttatctagaaagatagcgaaaaactaagcacacggttggaaagctttgTCTTTTCTATATCTTAAACCATGTTTTCATCCGccgatatattaataataagagcagaaaaaaataagaaacgaaacACTACATTTAAATCACCTCAAAATTGACCCACTTTAAGGCTttgtgcagccgttatcagagggaaattcaacaaatggttTACTATTACATATTCGAAAAGAGCTAACCTTGGCCTGTCTTATTTCGAGTTTTCGTCCGGCAATATCTGCCGGCGTCTGTAAAAGAAACATACCTGAAAGACAACCTACAGGTAGCAGAACGCAATCACTTCTTAtcctaactttcttatttgatgaaGGAAAAATTGGGACAAAATTTTACCCGAGAGAGaatcctaacttcatttcatgttgacagataatttttcattcactGATGATACATACACATTTGGATAAGAGAATCTGTCTCGATCTTTTAGGCGCAAAAAGGATTAATTCGGTCTTTGATGGGTTAATGTATAGATTGTGACGTTCAAAAATATCAGCTATACTCTGAAGATCAGAGTTAATACGTTCACAAGCAGCTGTCACATCAGACGGCGGAAAGGAGCAGTACAGTTGAGTGTCATCAGCGTAAAAATGCGATctacaatattttatgaagGTTTTAAAATGACATGTATACACAGTATACAAAAGAGGCCCAAGAATGGATCCTTGTGGTACACCCGACGATAAACTCAACGCATCCGAGATACTGTCACCAACAATAACTGACTGTCgacgatttttcaaataacTCCGCAGCAATTCAACGGCCCCGTCATCCAGTCCAACAAATTGCAAAATAGAACACAGTAGGTCATGGTTGATTGTGTCAAATGCTTTGGAAAAATCTACAAGACACAAAACCGTGGCATTTCCCTTGTCTATTTCAGATACCACATCATCTATAATGGAAATCAATGCGGTGGTACAGCTGAAGCCAGGTCTAAATCCAGACTGCATTTCTGGCAAGATATTGTTTTTGTCTATAAAATCACGCAGTTGAAAAGCTAGAACCTTTTCAGTTACCTTCGATAGTACAGGAAGGATGCTTATGGGTCTTAAATGCATAAAATCAATagggtttttaatttttggtaatgGTCTAACCAGAGCAATCTTCCACGAATCTGGAAAGACACTCTCACTTATACAGAAATTTACAATATGAGTcaaatataaaagaatatgAGGACATGATAACTTAATTAAACCAATATTTAATCCATCTATATCCGtagaattactttttattgaaGATATGCTTTTCATAATATCAATATCATTAATTGgagtaaaagaaaaagttgcaTTAATCAACTTattgctagtataaaactgaAAAAGCTCATTATCCACTGATGTATTTTGCGTTATGgagtttacaaaaaaatggtttattttgtCAGGATGACGGAGAGATCCAGGTATTATGCTGCGCTTAACGTTATTCAACCCAAGTGATTTCAGACCATGCCATGCGTTATATTTagtttatcaatttaaaaaacgcgTATGCAAATGCGTAAGCGAAGTGCGTCGCACatcgttggaaagagcagaaaatttcccataagagaaaatgaatatagttctagagttttctccccttcatataagagagttattgacccaagcgtggtttagtcgcggcaaaaattcgtggtTTAGGTAGTTCATAGTCAGAAAAAAGGACATCgttagaaagagcaggaaatttcccatAAACTGAATATAGTTGTAGAGTTTTCTCCCTGTCAAATAGGAAAGTTATTAGTGCAAGAAATATTTGCTTTTTCAGGTGCGTTTCTCTTACAGACGCTGATAGATattggcggacgaaaactcggagtaagatagtccaaggtcagctctttccgaataggtaaaccatttattgaatttccatcgcgtaacggctgcacaaggccgtgaagtttggtaattctgaggtaaattgaatgcagcgcgacgtttcttattttttcttgctcttattatc
This region of Onthophagus taurus isolate NC chromosome 3, IU_Otau_3.0, whole genome shotgun sequence genomic DNA includes:
- the LOC111429577 gene encoding anoctamin-6-like isoform X1, producing MKTKKAIDRDETIFLPEVKPPADFIIVQKKIISEAAEMQNKKFISNLKKSGLTVEYVDGVRYTDLVFIKIKAPDDVLKRLCGIHGLFPTYQHDNTMPEYTRWLKCLKTVISLKPIIQDPIFQRCSRSVRGEENVTFTSCEKITLVTCVMERTSYGSSEYEEGLDNLLESKNFVDAYPLHDGPAEWTTSGPLNDRQILARYWASWWMICKFQPLHIIYKYYGSEVAFHYAWLEYYTKLLLIPLLGGIIVIMIGYYYLYLSPEMIERVREICFSKMKICPECTFKQCFYKNLEEYCDVAKWSFIIDNNFTIGLAVFLTIWGTVFVELWNRHESILAYKWNLHRSADQLDELPSYKIRVKNYKRYNKFTQTEEYYTPIFKRLGWYFISTTVCFLFFLTVIITDGLICITEHYVEYSIHKYEISWALDWSGTIVKFYSAFTTILFMQLYAPQLDRISEKLTDKEYHRTRERYLNSYLFKSYVMNFANSYLMLIYTAYFKEINYTNPSDSDVYDDVFGIAADVCPPGMGCVASLSANVTFTFLRDYILELIVNIYRVLNFVGAYRRIKSAKKAKGEWSNIPQWEHEYSLIPANTLFLAESYMSIVLEFGLLTFFIASVPLLPILAVINNLIECRLTAYALVRKTRRNVAKKVYGIAGWRRVMLIVLRLCFFIGGSIIAFTSTFVDRMVYYFQHDYCMSGFINQSISIFLVDDYSDKMKNRLRAEYPNVETCFYTGQKNSFNHTQPYEKSHKYYELLALRLVVIVVYMHVVYFANSIISFFIPKVPTTIKDALAYDDFMKRTGKAASKQGKV
- the LOC111429577 gene encoding anoctamin-3-like isoform X2, which encodes MKTKKAIDRDETIFLPEVKPPADFIIVQKKIISEAAEMQNKKFISNLKKSGLTVEYVDGVRYTDLVFIKIKAPDDVLKRLCGIHGLFPTYQHDNTMPEYTRWLKCLKTVISLKPIIQDPIFQRCSRSVRGEENVTFTSCEKITLVTCVMERTSYGSSEYEEGLDNLLESKNFVDAYPLHDGPAEWTTSGPLNDRQILARYWASWWMICKFQPLHIIYKYYGSEVAFHYAWLEYYTKLLLIPLLGGIIVIMIGYYYLYLSPEMIERVREICFSKMKICPECTFKQCFYKNLEEYCDVAKWSFIIDNNFTIGLAVFLTIWGTVFVELWNRHESILAYKWNLHRSADQLDELPSYKIRVKNYKRYNKFTQTEEYYTPIFKRLGWYFISTTVCFLFFLTVIITDGLICITEHYVEYSIHKYEISWALDWSGTIVKFYSAFTTILFMQLYAPQLDRISEKLTDKEYHRTRERYLNSYLFKSYVMNFANSYLMLIYTAYFKEINYTNPSDSDVYDDVFGIAADVCPPGMGCVASLSANVTFTFLRDYILELIVNIYRVLNFVGAYRRIKSAKKAKGEWSNIPQWEHEYSLIPANTLFLAESYMSIVLEFGLLTFFIASVPLLPILAVINNLIECRLTAYALVRKTRRNVAKKVYGIAGWRRVMLIVLRLCFFIGEYNCFYIYICRQNGVLFST